From Bacillus sp. Bos-x628, the proteins below share one genomic window:
- a CDS encoding metallophosphoesterase: MSITINDRQLPASFDKIAPLSDVHLSDSFSAKDLEAVVQQINAENPDFIVFTGDLVDFQASIEEQDYRLGF, from the coding sequence GTGTCCATTACAATTAATGACCGTCAGCTCCCAGCTTCCTTTGACAAAATTGCACCATTGAGTGATGTTCATTTAAGTGATTCATTTTCCGCTAAAGACCTAGAAGCAGTTGTGCAGCAAATCAATGCTGAAAATCCTGATTTCATTGTGTTCACAGGTGACCTCGTTGATTTTCAAGCATCCATTGAAGAACAAGACTACCGCTTAGGTTTTTAG
- a CDS encoding manganese catalase family protein — MIKRDKRLLIDLPRPDHPDANGAAAVQELLGGKFGEMSTLNNYMFQSFNFRGKRKLKPFYDLVSSITAEEFGHVELVTTAINLMITGTTHGGDPDTTPMKTAVDKRNTQHFIQTAQTGYPFDSMAKPWVGENVFSSGNLILDLLHNFFLECGARTHKMRVYEMTDHPTAREMIGYLLVRGGVHVVAYAKALEVATGVDVGKMLPIPNLDNKHFDAARKFEDQNIHTKLYTFSDTDYKDIDKIWKGRHPIDGKPLSVIEGTPKGAPVPDFRELPEEFAPGISKEDFDEIAKRLMRSAGL, encoded by the coding sequence ATGATCAAACGTGACAAGCGGCTGCTGATTGATTTGCCAAGACCAGATCACCCAGATGCAAATGGAGCAGCTGCTGTGCAAGAATTACTCGGCGGGAAATTTGGTGAAATGTCTACATTAAATAATTATATGTTTCAATCTTTTAACTTTAGAGGGAAACGAAAACTTAAACCGTTTTATGACCTCGTTTCAAGTATTACAGCTGAAGAGTTCGGTCATGTAGAGCTTGTGACCACAGCTATCAATCTCATGATTACGGGGACCACTCATGGCGGAGATCCAGATACGACACCAATGAAAACAGCTGTTGATAAACGAAATACGCAGCATTTTATTCAAACGGCACAAACAGGCTATCCGTTTGATTCCATGGCAAAGCCTTGGGTAGGAGAGAATGTGTTCTCGAGTGGGAACCTGATTCTTGACCTCCTTCATAATTTTTTCCTTGAATGCGGGGCCCGTACGCATAAGATGCGCGTGTATGAAATGACGGATCATCCTACGGCAAGAGAGATGATCGGTTATTTACTTGTAAGGGGCGGTGTGCATGTCGTCGCATATGCAAAAGCGCTTGAGGTTGCCACAGGAGTAGATGTAGGGAAGATGCTCCCGATTCCAAACCTCGATAATAAACATTTCGACGCAGCGAGAAAATTTGAGGATCAAAACATTCATACGAAGCTGTATACATTTAGTGACACGGATTACAAGGATATTGATAAAATTTGGAAGGGTAGACATCCGATTGACGGTAAGCCGCTTTCGGTCATTGAGGGCACCCCGAAAGGAGCACCTGTACCTGATTTCAGAGAGCTGCCTGAAGAGTTTGCACCAGGCATATCAAAAGAAGATTTTGACGAAATTGCCAAACGACTCATGAGATCTGCAGGTCTTTAA
- a CDS encoding ribonuclease H-like YkuK family protein yields the protein MNHSFFYNLTEDHLAFSDVIIRMKDFILKDPRSVYVLSIGTDSQVNQKVTKFMTAVHLHRIGKGAWGCLTQEVVSRPVQSLREKISLETAFSQKVCADILDGPLTELTDLLLPFAEEGADLRFEVHLDIGKKGSTKELIQEMTGMITAMGIEAKIKPDSYAAFCYANRYTK from the coding sequence GTGAATCATTCTTTTTTCTACAATCTTACTGAAGATCATTTAGCGTTTTCTGATGTCATCATAAGAATGAAAGATTTTATTTTAAAAGACCCAAGGTCAGTCTATGTGTTATCTATTGGTACGGACTCACAGGTCAATCAGAAGGTCACAAAGTTTATGACAGCCGTTCATCTTCACCGAATTGGTAAAGGGGCTTGGGGCTGCTTAACACAAGAGGTGGTAAGCAGACCAGTGCAAAGTCTTAGAGAAAAAATTTCATTAGAAACAGCGTTTAGCCAAAAGGTATGTGCAGACATCCTTGACGGACCTTTAACAGAACTGACGGATTTGCTTCTTCCGTTTGCTGAGGAAGGGGCAGACCTCCGTTTTGAAGTTCATCTAGATATTGGCAAAAAGGGAAGCACTAAAGAGCTGATTCAGGAAATGACTGGTATGATCACTGCAATGGGAATTGAAGCAAAAATAAAACCAGACTCATATGCAGCATTTTGCTATGCCAATCGATACACAAAATAA
- the fadH gene encoding 2,4-dienoyl-CoA reductase, whose protein sequence is MAKQTVIVTGGSNGMGKAMAAHLALNGWNVVITGRTEETLEQTASEIKQKGGSIAYFQMDVRNPEDADHMVKFTVDTFGEIDALINNAAGNFLVPAEKLSPNGWKAVIDIVLNGTFFCSHAVGNYWIRQKKKGSMINMVATYAWGAGVGVAHSAAAKAGVLSLTRTLAVEWGKQYRIRVNAIAPGPIERTGGAEKLWESEEAAQRTLNSVPLGRLGTPEEIAELASFLLSDQASYINGDCITMDGGQWLNQSPF, encoded by the coding sequence ATGGCGAAGCAAACAGTCATCGTAACAGGGGGATCTAATGGGATGGGGAAGGCAATGGCTGCCCATTTGGCTTTGAACGGTTGGAATGTCGTCATTACAGGAAGAACAGAAGAAACTTTGGAGCAGACCGCAAGTGAGATCAAACAAAAAGGTGGCTCGATTGCCTATTTTCAGATGGATGTTCGTAACCCAGAGGATGCAGATCACATGGTGAAGTTTACTGTGGATACATTTGGGGAAATTGATGCCCTCATCAACAATGCTGCCGGGAATTTTTTGGTTCCAGCAGAGAAGTTGTCTCCTAACGGCTGGAAAGCAGTTATCGACATTGTGTTAAATGGGACGTTTTTTTGCAGTCATGCAGTCGGGAATTACTGGATTCGTCAAAAGAAAAAAGGCAGTATGATCAACATGGTGGCAACTTATGCATGGGGGGCTGGTGTAGGCGTTGCTCATTCAGCAGCAGCTAAAGCAGGCGTTCTTTCCCTTACTCGAACACTTGCGGTGGAATGGGGTAAACAATACCGGATTCGGGTAAATGCGATTGCACCAGGACCAATTGAACGAACAGGCGGGGCTGAGAAACTATGGGAATCTGAGGAGGCAGCGCAAAGAACGCTAAACAGTGTGCCTCTCGGCAGACTTGGCACCCCAGAGGAAATTGCAGAGCTTGCGAGCTTTTTATTGTCCGATCAAGCGTCTTATATAAACGGGGATTGTATTACTATGGATGGGGGTCAATGGCTCAACCAATCACCATTTTGA
- a CDS encoding DUF1797 family protein, producing MSQLMGIITRLQSLQETAEAANEPAQRYFEVNGEKICSVKYFEKNQTFELTVFQQGDKPNTFPFDNIDMISIEIFELLQS from the coding sequence ATGTCACAATTAATGGGTATTATTACAAGGCTGCAAAGTCTTCAAGAGACAGCGGAGGCTGCAAACGAACCGGCACAGCGTTATTTCGAAGTGAACGGTGAGAAAATCTGTAGTGTTAAGTATTTCGAAAAGAATCAAACGTTTGAATTAACTGTTTTTCAACAAGGGGATAAGCCAAATACTTTCCCATTTGACAACATTGATATGATTTCGATTGAGATTTTTGAGCTTCTGCAATCCTAA
- a CDS encoding EAL-associated domain-containing protein, which translates to MVDPLDILTNIEDVFPYYQAIFSAEEQKVIGYEILGRMKLESETFSLGSFFTDSSIPDEYKWEVDRKVLSKALDLLTTADEDLLIFINHDANVLMYDHGESFLEFLKEYEARGIQLSRFVIEFTEHTFSGDIEQLSHTLTYYRTYGIKIAVSNIGKESSNLDRIALLSPDLLKIDLQALKASSPSPSYEYVLYSISLLARKIGAALIYEDIEANFQLQYAWRNGGRYFQGYYLHEPTAELIDRNKRKNQLREEFQQFIAHEKKKLQAVYEHSETFYKRIHQAVTSLKKSCSTNDELIQKLALELTDCSFRIYMCNEEGFQITGNVFKKEKEWLFQPEYMEKNWSWRPYFLANILQMRISGKGFLSDIYSDLETGERIRTFSYPLEGDMYLFVDLPYAYLYEQDGLI; encoded by the coding sequence ATGGTCGATCCACTGGATATTTTAACGAATATTGAAGATGTTTTCCCGTACTATCAAGCGATCTTTAGTGCGGAAGAGCAGAAAGTGATAGGCTATGAGATCTTAGGAAGAATGAAGCTTGAGTCTGAAACTTTTAGTCTAGGCTCCTTCTTTACAGATTCATCAATTCCTGATGAGTATAAATGGGAAGTAGATCGAAAAGTACTCAGTAAAGCATTAGATCTCTTGACGACTGCTGATGAGGATTTGCTCATTTTTATTAACCATGATGCCAATGTATTGATGTATGATCATGGCGAGAGTTTTTTGGAATTCTTAAAAGAATATGAAGCAAGAGGCATTCAGCTCAGCCGATTTGTCATTGAATTTACGGAACATACGTTTAGCGGCGATATTGAACAGTTATCCCATACGTTAACGTATTATCGTACATATGGGATCAAAATCGCCGTATCTAATATAGGAAAAGAAAGCAGTAATTTAGACCGGATTGCACTCCTTTCACCAGATTTATTAAAAATTGATCTACAGGCACTAAAAGCTTCATCTCCTTCACCTTCCTATGAATATGTCCTTTATAGCATTTCATTGCTTGCGAGAAAAATAGGGGCTGCTTTGATTTATGAGGATATTGAAGCAAATTTTCAGTTGCAATACGCATGGAGAAACGGCGGAAGATATTTTCAAGGATATTATCTTCATGAGCCTACGGCGGAGTTAATTGACCGTAACAAACGCAAAAATCAGCTTAGAGAAGAATTCCAGCAATTTATCGCCCATGAGAAAAAGAAGCTCCAAGCCGTTTATGAGCATTCTGAAACATTTTATAAACGAATTCATCAAGCTGTTACGTCATTAAAAAAATCATGCAGTACAAATGATGAACTCATCCAAAAACTGGCACTTGAATTGACTGATTGTAGTTTTCGAATTTATATGTGCAATGAGGAAGGGTTTCAAATTACAGGTAACGTATTTAAAAAAGAGAAAGAATGGCTGTTTCAGCCTGAGTATATGGAGAAGAATTGGAGCTGGCGACCTTATTTCCTAGCGAATATTCTCCAAATGAGAATTAGTGGTAAAGGATTTCTCAGCGATATATACAGTGATTTAGAAACTGGGGAGCGGATCCGGACTTTTTCCTATCCGTTAGAAGGGGACATGTATTTATTTGTTGATCTTCCGTATGCCTATTTATATGAACAAGATGGTTTAATCTAA